Proteins from a genomic interval of uncultured Methanocorpusculum sp.:
- the psmB gene encoding archaeal proteasome endopeptidase complex subunit beta, with translation MSQEHQDVKTGTTTVGIVFDGGVILATERRATMGNLIASKKAKKVHAITDKIGMTIAGGVGDAQQLVRIINVECNLYEIRRGQKISVGAAATILSNYLNQNRFSPYYVQLLVGGVDTSGPSVYSVDAAGGATLEENFVSTGSGSLTAYGVLEDRFKPNITEQEAIELAVRALRAAMLRDSASGEGYNVVIITPEKFEYLPEDKIAGYLPSAN, from the coding sequence ATGTCACAAGAACACCAGGACGTTAAAACGGGAACCACCACAGTGGGTATTGTATTCGACGGCGGCGTCATCCTTGCTACCGAGAGGCGGGCAACGATGGGTAACTTGATCGCCAGCAAGAAAGCAAAGAAAGTACATGCCATCACTGATAAGATCGGTATGACAATCGCCGGTGGGGTTGGGGATGCCCAGCAGCTTGTCAGAATCATCAATGTCGAATGCAATCTCTACGAGATCCGCAGAGGTCAGAAGATCAGCGTTGGTGCGGCGGCGACGATCCTTTCCAATTACCTGAACCAGAACCGCTTTTCACCTTACTATGTACAACTCCTTGTCGGCGGTGTCGACACCAGCGGACCTTCGGTCTATTCGGTCGATGCGGCCGGTGGGGCAACGCTTGAAGAGAACTTCGTCTCTACCGGATCCGGCTCACTGACGGCATACGGTGTATTAGAGGATCGGTTCAAACCCAATATAACAGAGCAGGAAGCCATCGAACTAGCCGTACGTGCGCTTCGTGCTGCAATGCTTCGGGACTCGGCTTCCGGAGAGGGATACAATGTGGTGATCATAACCCCGGAGAAGTTCGAGTATCTGCCGGAGGATAAAATAGCCGGGTATCTGCCCTCGGCGAATTAA
- a CDS encoding MBL fold metallo-hydrolase: MKVTALGTGDVVGTPKIGCDCPVCREAKEKGKQRFRTSLLIEHKGQHLLIDTGPDMRAQLLAADSPRIDAVIWTHGHYDHFMGFGDFYRVQREPISVYGAPEVLEYCGGIFCFIRHEEHPVRPFESIEICGMEVTLFPVVHDTPTYGVRITADGKTFVYSCDTRTELSNESLEQMKGADLLLLDGIFPPGVNISKHMNIEDAERLAHNLAPKEFWCVHMSHKIPWDYEHAAFDMQSWTL, from the coding sequence ATGAAGGTTACGGCTCTTGGAACCGGAGACGTTGTCGGCACGCCGAAGATCGGCTGCGACTGCCCGGTCTGCCGTGAAGCAAAGGAAAAGGGAAAACAGCGGTTTCGAACGTCGCTCTTAATCGAGCACAAAGGTCAGCATCTTTTGATCGACACCGGCCCGGATATGCGTGCCCAGTTACTGGCCGCCGACTCTCCGCGGATCGACGCCGTCATCTGGACCCATGGTCATTATGATCATTTCATGGGGTTCGGCGATTTTTACCGGGTCCAGCGGGAACCAATTTCAGTGTATGGGGCGCCTGAGGTGCTGGAGTACTGCGGGGGAATCTTCTGCTTCATTCGTCACGAAGAACATCCGGTCCGTCCGTTTGAATCAATCGAGATATGCGGGATGGAAGTAACACTCTTTCCCGTCGTTCACGACACCCCGACCTACGGTGTTAGGATCACTGCCGACGGCAAAACGTTCGTCTACTCCTGCGATACACGTACCGAACTTTCCAATGAATCTCTCGAACAGATGAAAGGTGCCGATCTTTTACTGCTCGACGGCATATTCCCGCCGGGAGTCAACATCTCCAAGCACATGAACATCGAGGATGCCGAACGACTTGCCCATAATCTGGCTCCAAAAGAGTTCTGGTGCGTTCATATGAGCCATAAAATACCCTGGGACTATGAGCATGCCGCTTTTGACATGCAGTCATGGACTCTGTAA
- a CDS encoding DUF1616 domain-containing protein, giving the protein MPEKDISATLASMADPKNFPKDLALILVWVALTVAMIYVPVINDTFLRVIFSVPVILFIPGYVLIAVMFPEKKSIDGIERFALSVGLSIAVVPLIGLVLNYTPFGIRLDPIVTSHVIFILAMMIITVYRRASVSEDERFSVPFEQVKPTLKTEFFPKDSSKLDKVLSWILIAAIVAAAVTTVYVIAFPKDGEKFTEFYILGADKMADDYPEKFFAGTEQFVWIGIGSHEYRNVTYTVETLLLNADWDSTTNSSVIYASKVLDRFSVDVADNSTYLEMYNFTIYDTEYNRLEFLLYNETVPDIGASAEDKMAAAYRDLHLWINVIT; this is encoded by the coding sequence ATGCCGGAAAAAGACATATCTGCAACGCTTGCCAGTATGGCAGACCCGAAAAATTTCCCCAAGGATCTGGCGTTGATCCTGGTTTGGGTTGCGCTTACGGTTGCTATGATCTATGTTCCGGTCATAAACGATACATTTCTTAGAGTGATATTTTCAGTTCCGGTGATCCTTTTTATTCCGGGGTATGTTCTTATCGCAGTAATGTTTCCAGAAAAGAAGTCGATCGACGGAATCGAGAGGTTTGCTTTGTCGGTCGGTCTTTCTATTGCGGTCGTTCCGCTGATCGGTCTTGTTCTGAATTATACGCCGTTTGGGATCAGACTCGATCCGATCGTCACCTCCCATGTGATCTTTATTCTTGCGATGATGATCATCACGGTATACAGGCGTGCGTCGGTTTCCGAGGATGAACGGTTTTCTGTTCCGTTCGAGCAGGTAAAACCAACACTCAAAACCGAATTCTTCCCAAAGGACAGTTCAAAACTTGACAAGGTACTTTCCTGGATCCTTATCGCGGCGATTGTTGCGGCCGCCGTGACCACGGTTTATGTGATCGCGTTCCCGAAAGACGGCGAGAAGTTTACCGAGTTCTATATCTTAGGGGCGGATAAAATGGCAGATGACTATCCCGAGAAGTTTTTTGCCGGCACGGAGCAGTTCGTCTGGATCGGGATCGGGAGTCACGAGTATCGAAACGTCACCTATACGGTTGAGACCCTGCTTTTGAACGCGGACTGGGACTCGACGACGAACTCATCGGTCATATATGCATCGAAGGTCCTTGATCGCTTTTCGGTAGACGTCGCCGATAACTCGACGTATCTGGAGATGTACAATTTTACGATATACGATACCGAGTACAACCGTCTGGAGTTCCTTTTGTATAATGAAACGGTACCAGATATCGGGGCCTCGGCCGAGGATAAGATGGCGGCCGCGTATCGTGACCTGCACCTCTGGATAAATGTAATTACATAA
- a CDS encoding nicotinamide-nucleotide adenylyltransferase codes for MKRGLYVGRFQPFHNGHKAVIDGLAQEVDELIIGIGSADISHDIRHPFTAGERVLMITRAMNGLDIPFYVIPLEDVKRNALWVAHVKSMVPPFDTVYTSNPLVIQLFKEAGIPVLSPPMYLRESLSGTAVRKKMYHGEAWEEYVPKEVVSVVREIHGIERMQQIAKSD; via the coding sequence ATGAAACGGGGCTTATATGTTGGACGGTTCCAGCCTTTTCACAACGGCCATAAGGCAGTGATCGACGGCCTGGCACAGGAAGTGGACGAACTGATCATCGGTATCGGTAGTGCAGACATCAGCCATGACATCAGACATCCATTTACCGCGGGCGAACGGGTGCTGATGATCACAAGAGCAATGAATGGTTTGGACATTCCGTTTTACGTCATCCCTCTCGAAGATGTAAAAAGAAATGCCCTCTGGGTAGCCCATGTCAAATCGATGGTCCCACCATTTGATACGGTATACACCTCCAACCCCCTGGTGATCCAGCTCTTCAAGGAAGCCGGAATCCCGGTGCTTTCACCCCCCATGTATCTTCGGGAGAGTTTATCCGGAACTGCGGTCCGGAAAAAAATGTATCACGGAGAAGCCTGGGAAGAGTATGTACCAAAGGAAGTTGTCTCTGTTGTCAGGGAGATCCATGGGATCGAACGCATGCAGCAGATCGCCAAAAGCGACTGA
- the smc gene encoding chromosome segregation protein SMC — translation MHIVQVDIDNFKSFSRKTKIPFYEGFTVISGPNGSGKSNIIDSILFVLSLSTSRTLRAEKLTDFINTMSGKNTAEVTLTFSDDTKIRRRIKRTANGYYSYYYLNEKTCSQTEILEYLAKRGIKPHGYNVVMQGDISRIMDMSDLERRRIIDEIAGVAEFDDKKEQALVELEQVRASIDREEILLASYAKQLEELADAREDAVKYQKLQAELDYLKAAKQIVRLQDLERELGLIAHSRSEQEEKRAGIRNDISLQENEKNSCLEEVREIDKEISHKQGPAYMRIIGGIEAEKGNIRVAEETIIRRKKEKESNLPEMNRLYLDLQKNQNTLNDKTRESQTLQIDKANLAMELEAQKKTLEKAHELVSKCSRDSKGARAELVDLMRQVEAKKEERGSIVVQRDGIIEHSRVRAQELEKLQREQGSLSEERSEKQAEIDSLERDLQDARKNKRILDKQIGETERAMLGARKALDHLREEIARLTKKQMQIEAHQQASGASDRTISAILGMDGVFGTVSSLGKVIDSAYTVALNIAAGGRLNNVVVDSDQTAANVIRYLKDERLGRLTLLPLNKMKPQPPLPPLAGNGVVDYAINLIDFDPEYRDAFNLVFGQTVIVETLDAGRRLMGRYRMVTLEGELLERGGAMTGGSIRKDLRGFGVAVGRESADISAKLADLRNDESDLVAAEARHRSVAEGLRAERNEYDAAIVKFELKISDCNRILDKIADDEVRASRLLEETDRDKKETANQVAELETRVDALSDELEILNQRVSELRSVLDEDEFNLLTDKLQKAQSSFNDISRRYENKVNDLSGLNLERQHFKQNVEQITRERTALEGKNTSLDQEIAGCYAAIDTAKTAITAFEDEMKAFTGEIEQLTEERNRAQHAADEAQLRIATLQGDEERCNVQISAFDEKSASLALEMSEIKGSISEEIVCDLCMDEILDRVATTERAVRKLGNVNMRAIEQYDEVQKRSVERTEKKETLSRERQALLDKIDSFKQMKFDAFMNAYSAINLHFQDIYSRLNEGAGHLVLDDIEDPFQGGMTFEVSPRGKEVTRLNMMSGGEKSLTTLSFIFAIQQYMPAPFYALDEVDSNLDGVNVERLSQMVRDICTKSQFVIVSHRKPMIEAADRMVGVTLRMSDKSTLVTGVKVNG, via the coding sequence GTGCACATTGTCCAGGTTGACATCGACAACTTCAAGTCTTTTTCCAGAAAGACAAAAATTCCATTTTATGAAGGATTTACTGTAATATCCGGGCCGAACGGTTCGGGAAAAAGCAACATCATCGACTCTATCCTTTTCGTTCTTTCCTTATCCACTTCGCGAACTCTTCGTGCGGAAAAGCTCACGGATTTTATCAATACCATGTCCGGCAAAAATACCGCGGAGGTCACCCTCACTTTTTCGGACGATACCAAGATCCGCCGGAGAATCAAGCGGACCGCAAACGGATATTACAGTTATTATTATCTCAATGAAAAGACCTGTTCCCAGACGGAAATCCTGGAGTATCTCGCAAAACGCGGGATCAAGCCGCACGGATACAATGTTGTGATGCAGGGAGATATCTCCCGCATCATGGATATGAGCGATCTGGAACGGAGAAGGATCATCGACGAGATCGCGGGAGTTGCGGAGTTCGATGATAAAAAAGAACAGGCGCTCGTTGAACTCGAGCAGGTTCGGGCCAGTATCGACCGCGAAGAGATCCTGCTTGCGTCCTACGCCAAACAGCTGGAGGAACTTGCCGATGCCAGAGAGGATGCGGTAAAATATCAGAAGCTTCAGGCGGAACTCGATTACCTCAAAGCCGCGAAACAGATCGTCCGGCTTCAGGACCTCGAGCGCGAACTCGGGCTGATCGCTCATTCGCGGTCTGAACAGGAAGAGAAGCGGGCAGGTATTCGTAACGATATTTCTCTTCAGGAAAACGAGAAAAATTCCTGTCTCGAAGAGGTTCGCGAGATCGATAAGGAGATCAGTCACAAGCAGGGCCCCGCCTATATGCGGATCATCGGCGGCATTGAGGCCGAAAAAGGAAACATCCGTGTTGCCGAGGAAACGATCATCCGCAGGAAAAAGGAGAAGGAGAGCAACCTTCCTGAGATGAACCGCCTCTATCTCGATCTCCAGAAAAATCAGAACACCCTCAACGATAAGACCCGTGAGTCCCAGACGCTGCAGATCGACAAAGCGAATCTGGCAATGGAACTCGAAGCCCAGAAAAAGACTCTCGAGAAAGCTCACGAGCTCGTCAGTAAATGCAGCCGGGACTCGAAGGGGGCCCGGGCCGAACTGGTCGATCTTATGCGGCAGGTCGAGGCGAAAAAGGAGGAACGCGGTTCAATCGTCGTACAAAGGGACGGCATTATCGAACACAGCCGTGTCCGGGCTCAGGAACTGGAAAAGCTTCAAAGGGAACAGGGGTCTTTGTCCGAGGAACGTTCCGAGAAGCAGGCCGAGATCGACTCGCTCGAGCGCGATCTTCAGGACGCCAGGAAAAACAAAAGGATCCTCGACAAACAGATCGGCGAGACCGAACGGGCGATGCTTGGCGCACGAAAAGCTCTCGACCATCTCAGAGAAGAAATCGCTAGGCTGACGAAAAAACAGATGCAGATCGAAGCCCATCAGCAGGCATCCGGCGCTTCGGACCGCACCATTTCTGCTATTCTTGGCATGGACGGCGTGTTTGGGACCGTTTCGAGTCTTGGGAAAGTGATCGACTCCGCATACACCGTAGCGTTAAACATTGCGGCGGGCGGGCGGCTCAACAACGTTGTCGTCGACTCTGATCAGACTGCGGCGAATGTGATCCGCTATCTGAAAGATGAACGGCTCGGCCGCCTGACGCTTCTTCCGCTGAACAAGATGAAGCCTCAGCCCCCCCTTCCCCCGCTTGCCGGCAACGGGGTTGTGGATTATGCCATCAACCTGATCGATTTCGATCCGGAATACCGGGATGCGTTCAATCTGGTTTTCGGCCAGACGGTGATCGTCGAGACACTGGATGCCGGTCGGCGGCTCATGGGAAGATACCGGATGGTGACACTGGAGGGCGAGCTTCTCGAAAGAGGCGGGGCCATGACTGGAGGTTCTATCCGAAAAGATCTTCGCGGGTTCGGCGTTGCTGTTGGTCGTGAGTCTGCCGATATTTCTGCAAAACTTGCCGACCTGCGCAATGATGAATCCGATCTGGTCGCGGCTGAAGCCCGCCACCGTTCGGTTGCCGAAGGTCTTCGCGCTGAACGAAACGAGTATGATGCGGCGATCGTTAAATTCGAATTAAAAATCAGTGACTGTAATCGGATCCTCGATAAGATCGCGGATGACGAGGTCCGTGCCTCGCGTCTTCTGGAAGAAACGGACCGCGATAAAAAAGAGACGGCGAATCAGGTGGCCGAACTCGAGACGCGTGTGGATGCTTTGTCCGATGAGCTCGAGATCTTGAATCAGAGAGTGAGCGAACTGCGCTCGGTTCTGGATGAGGATGAGTTCAATCTGCTGACCGATAAACTCCAGAAAGCCCAGTCGAGTTTTAATGATATATCCCGCCGGTACGAGAACAAAGTGAACGATCTTTCCGGTCTGAATCTCGAGCGTCAGCATTTCAAACAGAATGTTGAGCAGATAACCCGGGAGCGGACCGCGCTTGAGGGAAAAAATACCTCTCTCGATCAGGAGATCGCCGGATGTTATGCAGCGATCGATACGGCAAAAACCGCGATCACCGCGTTCGAGGATGAGATGAAGGCTTTCACCGGCGAGATTGAGCAGCTGACCGAGGAGAGAAACAGAGCCCAGCATGCGGCTGACGAAGCGCAGCTGCGGATCGCGACTCTGCAGGGCGACGAGGAAAGATGCAATGTGCAGATCTCCGCTTTCGATGAAAAATCCGCATCTCTTGCGTTGGAGATGTCCGAGATCAAGGGTTCGATCAGCGAGGAAATCGTCTGCGATCTCTGCATGGACGAGATCCTTGATCGCGTCGCTACGACCGAGCGGGCCGTCAGAAAGCTTGGCAACGTCAATATGCGTGCGATTGAGCAGTATGATGAGGTTCAGAAGCGTTCCGTTGAGCGGACCGAAAAGAAGGAGACGCTTTCGCGTGAACGTCAGGCGCTTCTCGATAAAATCGACAGTTTCAAGCAGATGAAGTTCGACGCGTTCATGAATGCCTACTCGGCTATCAATCTGCATTTCCAGGACATCTACTCCCGTCTGAATGAGGGTGCCGGTCATCTGGTCCTGGATGATATCGAGGATCCTTTCCAGGGGGGCATGACGTTTGAGGTTTCGCCGCGTGGAAAGGAGGTGACCCGGCTGAATATGATGTCGGGCGGGGAGAAGTCGCTTACGACCCTTTCGTTTATTTTTGCGATCCAGCAGTACATGCCGGCGCCCTTTTATGCGCTGGATGAGGTGGATTCCAATCTGGACGGAGTGAATGTGGAGCGTTTGTCCCAGATGGTTCGCGATATCTGTACGAAAAGTCAGTTCGTGATCGTTTCGCACAGAAAACCGATGATCGAGGCGGCGGACCGGATGGTGGGTGTGACTCTGCGTATGAGCGATAAGAGTACGCTTGTGACTGGTGTGAAGGTGAATGGCTGA
- a CDS encoding beta-CASP ribonuclease aCPSF1: MQVEDILKELKVTINKKVPRGVTVTDVEFEGPEMVIYTDDPKRFAEDHDLIKTLARDLRKRIVVRPNILGDTEEAYVMIKAVVPESAGITDIFFDTDTGEVLIEAEMPGVVIGKNGSTLRDITMKTGWTPKAARTPPIPSVTIKQVRQYLRESRDERKEFLRKCGKRIHRDSIYTGRDHDQWLRLTTLGCCRQVGRAAFLLSTPESKVLIDCGESPGATGAASSPYLNVPEIYPFTNIDAVVLTHAHLDHSAFIPLLYRYGYDGPVYTTPATRDLATMLQLDYLDVNNKEDRAPPYSSNEIREFVKHTIALGYGDVTDIAPDMKLTLHNAGHILGSAIAHFNVGNGVYNVAFTGDLFYGKSRLFNPAVSQFPRLESLVIESTYGGSDDFSPSRVEAEERLYEVINETLGRGGKVLIPAFAVGRSQELMLAIEEGMRNNRIPKCKVYLDGMIKEATAMHTAYPEYLNTDLRNLIFRDNYNPFLADCFEQVDSYDKRQAVIFSEDPCVIISTSGMMNGGPVIEYLSNLAESPKNMIVFVGYQAEGTYGRRIQKGWREVPIGKRGTIVINMEIQTVEGFSGHADRKQLMNYVQYVQPKPERVFTIHGEESKTIDFASSIYKKFHIQTVAPQNLETYRMV; the protein is encoded by the coding sequence ATGCAGGTTGAAGACATACTCAAAGAACTCAAAGTAACTATTAATAAAAAAGTTCCTCGTGGAGTTACCGTAACGGATGTTGAATTTGAAGGCCCCGAGATGGTCATATATACTGACGACCCGAAACGGTTTGCCGAGGATCATGACTTAATCAAAACGCTTGCCCGCGATTTACGCAAACGTATCGTTGTCCGCCCGAATATTCTTGGAGATACTGAAGAGGCCTATGTTATGATCAAGGCCGTTGTGCCGGAATCTGCGGGGATCACGGATATCTTTTTTGATACCGATACGGGGGAGGTTTTGATCGAGGCAGAAATGCCCGGCGTCGTCATCGGAAAGAACGGCTCGACGCTTCGGGACATCACCATGAAAACGGGCTGGACCCCGAAGGCCGCCAGAACGCCGCCGATTCCCTCCGTGACGATCAAACAGGTTCGTCAGTATCTTCGCGAATCCCGTGACGAGAGAAAGGAGTTTCTCCGTAAATGCGGGAAGAGGATTCACCGGGATTCCATCTATACCGGCCGCGATCACGATCAGTGGCTTCGTCTGACAACCCTTGGATGCTGCCGTCAGGTTGGCCGTGCGGCATTTCTCCTGAGCACGCCGGAAAGCAAAGTCCTGATCGACTGCGGCGAATCCCCCGGAGCAACCGGCGCTGCCTCCTCGCCGTATCTGAATGTTCCTGAGATCTATCCCTTTACGAATATCGATGCCGTCGTTTTGACCCACGCACACCTCGATCACTCTGCATTTATCCCGCTGTTATACAGATACGGATACGACGGTCCGGTCTATACAACGCCCGCGACCCGCGATCTTGCGACGATGCTTCAGCTGGATTATCTGGACGTGAACAACAAAGAGGATCGTGCGCCGCCGTACTCTTCAAACGAGATCCGTGAATTCGTGAAGCACACCATAGCTCTTGGTTACGGCGACGTAACCGACATCGCCCCCGACATGAAACTCACCCTGCACAACGCCGGCCATATCCTCGGCTCCGCGATCGCCCACTTCAATGTCGGAAACGGCGTGTACAACGTTGCCTTTACCGGAGATCTGTTCTACGGAAAGAGCCGCCTCTTTAACCCGGCCGTCTCCCAGTTCCCGCGTCTGGAATCTCTCGTTATAGAAAGTACCTACGGAGGTTCGGATGACTTCTCTCCTTCAAGAGTCGAAGCAGAAGAGCGGCTGTATGAGGTCATCAACGAGACGCTCGGCCGCGGCGGAAAAGTTCTGATCCCGGCGTTTGCCGTCGGACGATCCCAGGAACTGATGCTCGCCATCGAAGAGGGTATGAGAAACAACCGTATCCCGAAATGCAAGGTATATCTTGACGGAATGATCAAGGAAGCAACCGCGATGCACACGGCGTACCCTGAGTATCTCAACACCGATCTTCGAAATCTTATCTTCCGTGATAACTACAATCCGTTCCTTGCCGACTGTTTCGAGCAGGTCGATTCCTACGATAAACGTCAGGCCGTCATCTTCTCCGAAGACCCATGCGTCATTATCTCCACGAGCGGTATGATGAACGGCGGTCCGGTGATTGAATATTTAAGCAACCTTGCAGAGTCCCCGAAGAACATGATTGTCTTTGTCGGATATCAGGCGGAAGGAACCTACGGACGCCGTATCCAGAAAGGCTGGCGTGAAGTCCCGATCGGCAAACGGGGCACGATCGTTATCAATATGGAGATTCAGACCGTGGAAGGATTTTCCGGTCACGCCGACCGCAAACAGCTGATGAATTATGTTCAGTATGTTCAGCCGAAACCCGAGCGTGTCTTTACGATCCATGGTGAAGAGTCCAAGACGATCGACTTTGCCAGTTCCATCTATAAGAAGTTCCATATCCAAACCGTGGCACCCCAGAATCTTGAGACCTACCGGATGGTCTGA
- the larB gene encoding nickel pincer cofactor biosynthesis protein LarB, with product MTEHPQVSDILNQVKDGILDPATAEKRLTALAVTRVGDVANLDMERCSRCGMPEVVLAEGKDTDSLVKIMHSYVLASGRCIASRITADQITAVCKNLPMGVTAEIREPGGVLILSDGTLPTPSGGTVGIVTAGTSDIRVAEEARAIAEEMGAKVLASFDVGVAGIHRLIPALEKLREADVYVVCAGREGTLPSVVAGLVDKPVIGVPVSTGYGYMGQGAAALASMLQSCAVITVVNIDAGFTAGVFAARIAALIGGKK from the coding sequence ATGACTGAACATCCGCAGGTTTCTGACATCCTCAATCAGGTAAAGGATGGAATACTTGACCCGGCGACTGCAGAAAAGAGGCTGACGGCCCTGGCAGTAACCCGGGTCGGCGATGTGGCAAATTTAGATATGGAACGATGCAGCAGATGCGGAATGCCCGAGGTCGTTCTGGCCGAAGGAAAGGATACCGACTCGCTTGTTAAAATTATGCACAGTTATGTGCTGGCATCCGGCCGGTGCATCGCATCACGCATCACCGCAGATCAGATAACAGCGGTGTGCAAAAACCTCCCGATGGGAGTTACCGCCGAGATCAGAGAGCCTGGAGGTGTGCTGATTCTTTCAGACGGCACTCTCCCGACCCCCTCGGGCGGTACTGTCGGTATTGTGACGGCAGGAACATCCGACATCCGGGTCGCCGAAGAGGCACGGGCGATAGCTGAAGAGATGGGAGCAAAAGTTCTCGCATCATTCGATGTGGGGGTTGCCGGCATCCACCGGCTGATCCCTGCTTTGGAAAAACTTCGGGAGGCGGATGTGTATGTTGTGTGTGCCGGGAGAGAGGGAACGCTTCCTTCCGTCGTTGCGGGTCTCGTCGACAAGCCGGTGATCGGCGTTCCGGTAAGTACAGGATACGGATATATGGGTCAGGGGGCAGCGGCTCTTGCCAGCATGCTTCAGTCGTGTGCCGTTATTACAGTGGTCAACATCGACGCAGGATTTACCGCAGGAGTGTTCGCTGCCAGGATCGCGGCACTGATCGGAGGGAAAAAATGA
- a CDS encoding ATP-binding protein, translated as MDSISIDPGLLQLTEIVLTAEVVNTNPALEVNDLPLAIRQMFCTESPGVIARPVVIKEGVLKSYLPNLPARRIIQDEKNSYLLCNDLGQFSVTAFTPALKWYFRHAGPAKLMQNPALTLALETAGETEVNYKKARENIPLFEDTTAYLTGKLASITDKSESFKEAAELVVPYAPEEIEFSLSDLVCTPDQLGIVRKVQISLENQDFLRSHRIYELGRILLVGPPGTGKTSFALALSRSVHMPVLEVRLSMITSQYLGETSKNIDRIFDLAKKIAPCILFIDEFDYIAKTRISDDNGTMKRGVNTLLKCIDHINLIKDKVLLIGATNHAGMLDEAAWRRFDEVVTFTLPDAGMREAILNHVASDIPCTIDFTTLAARTEGFSGADLRMMLTEAIVSALLSGRKEINEADVNAGMELVNRRNLVRSGCA; from the coding sequence ATGGATTCAATATCAATAGACCCGGGACTTCTGCAGTTGACCGAAATCGTTCTTACTGCAGAAGTGGTGAACACTAATCCTGCCTTAGAGGTCAATGATCTCCCCTTAGCCATCAGGCAGATGTTCTGTACCGAATCTCCCGGGGTCATCGCCCGGCCTGTTGTGATAAAGGAGGGCGTGTTAAAATCCTATCTCCCGAATCTTCCCGCCCGCCGCATAATTCAGGACGAGAAAAATTCGTATCTCTTATGTAACGATCTTGGACAGTTTTCGGTCACTGCCTTCACTCCGGCGCTGAAATGGTATTTCCGGCACGCGGGGCCTGCAAAACTCATGCAGAATCCTGCCCTCACGCTTGCTCTGGAGACCGCTGGAGAAACCGAGGTCAACTACAAAAAAGCTCGGGAAAATATTCCTCTCTTTGAAGATACAACCGCGTATCTGACCGGTAAACTTGCTTCGATCACAGATAAATCTGAGTCGTTCAAAGAGGCCGCCGAACTCGTCGTCCCGTATGCCCCGGAAGAGATCGAGTTCTCTCTCTCGGATCTGGTATGCACCCCTGATCAGCTGGGGATCGTGAGAAAAGTTCAGATATCCCTCGAAAATCAGGATTTCCTGAGAAGCCACCGCATCTATGAACTCGGCCGTATCCTTCTGGTGGGTCCGCCTGGAACCGGTAAAACCTCGTTTGCCCTCGCGTTATCGCGTTCGGTCCATATGCCGGTTCTCGAGGTCCGTCTTTCGATGATCACTTCCCAGTATCTCGGCGAGACGTCGAAGAACATCGACCGGATATTCGATCTTGCAAAGAAGATCGCACCGTGTATTCTCTTCATCGACGAGTTCGATTACATTGCCAAGACCCGTATCTCCGACGACAACGGCACGATGAAAAGGGGAGTCAATACCCTTCTCAAATGTATCGACCACATCAATCTGATCAAAGACAAGGTTCTGCTGATCGGTGCCACAAACCATGCAGGAATGCTCGATGAAGCTGCCTGGCGCCGGTTCGACGAGGTCGTCACCTTCACTCTTCCCGATGCAGGCATGCGGGAAGCGATCCTGAATCATGTTGCCTCCGATATTCCCTGCACGATCGACTTCACCACGCTTGCGGCACGGACAGAGGGCTTTTCGGGAGCCGATCTGCGTATGATGCTCACTGAAGCGATCGTCTCGGCTCTTCTTTCAGGCAGAAAGGAGATCAACGAGGCCGACGTCAATGCAGGAATGGAACTGGTCAACCGGAGAAATCTGGTTCGGAGCGGGTGCGCCTGA